The Melioribacteraceae bacterium 4301-Me genome has a window encoding:
- a CDS encoding undecaprenyl-phosphate glucose phosphotransferase, with translation MIVNQKSFYAFKLFLDLILLNAAFLFAAWLAQPAYILYQKPYMFILMIGLNVLWYVSTKVTDFYNNLNPRSFFFRSSIIFKNALIQIMAAIFFIFAAKENLYTRNFIAFYFLMLVVFIFLRVLLFDIIQLSFYRTGKYVKNIIVIGANSIGEEFVQLLELNPHLGYKFIGFVDEQLHESNKRIICSFDKLNLFLEKENVDEAVITVTDIESSKLNEIINVCNKNALRVHIIPDYFQFLSKRFALNNIGGFPIITIRDEPLAEFQWRLIKRVFDICFTLVISVVILSWLVPLVAIIIKLTSRGPVFFIQERIGLKNEKFRCIKFRSMYVDNKFRNDAFTPTTKDDPRVTKFGRFLRRTNLDEIPQFWNVIKGEMSIVGPRPHSVAFNREYLKYFEAIKLRHLVKPGLTGWAQIHGLRGDVEDESENRRRTIERIKHDIWYIENWSLWLDVQIILITIWQMITANTKGH, from the coding sequence ATGATTGTTAACCAGAAGTCTTTTTACGCTTTTAAGCTTTTTCTTGATTTAATATTGCTTAATGCAGCATTTCTTTTTGCAGCCTGGCTTGCTCAACCTGCATACATTCTTTATCAAAAACCTTATATGTTTATTCTAATGATAGGATTAAATGTTTTATGGTATGTAAGTACAAAAGTAACGGACTTTTACAATAATCTTAATCCTCGTTCATTTTTCTTTAGGTCGAGTATTATTTTTAAGAATGCTTTAATTCAAATTATGGCGGCTATTTTTTTCATATTTGCTGCAAAAGAAAATTTATACACACGTAATTTTATAGCATTCTATTTCTTGATGCTTGTTGTTTTTATTTTTTTAAGAGTTTTACTTTTTGATATAATACAACTTAGTTTTTATAGGACGGGTAAATACGTCAAGAACATTATAGTGATTGGGGCTAATAGTATTGGAGAAGAGTTTGTTCAATTGCTTGAATTAAATCCACATCTTGGATATAAATTTATTGGCTTTGTTGATGAACAACTTCACGAGTCGAATAAAAGAATAATTTGTTCATTTGATAAACTAAATTTGTTTTTAGAAAAAGAAAATGTTGATGAAGCAGTAATTACAGTCACTGATATTGAATCTTCTAAATTGAACGAGATAATTAATGTATGCAATAAAAATGCTTTAAGAGTACACATAATTCCAGACTATTTTCAGTTTCTTTCAAAAAGATTTGCATTAAATAATATAGGTGGCTTTCCAATAATAACTATACGCGATGAACCATTAGCAGAGTTTCAGTGGCGACTTATTAAGAGAGTGTTTGACATTTGTTTTACTTTAGTCATTTCTGTAGTAATATTAAGTTGGTTAGTTCCATTAGTAGCAATAATAATTAAATTGACTTCAAGAGGACCAGTATTTTTCATTCAAGAGCGAATTGGGCTGAAGAACGAGAAATTTAGGTGTATTAAATTTCGTTCGATGTATGTTGACAACAAATTTCGAAATGATGCTTTCACTCCCACCACAAAAGATGATCCTCGTGTTACAAAATTTGGTAGATTTTTAAGAAGAACGAATCTTGATGAAATACCTCAATTTTGGAATGTAATAAAAGGTGAAATGTCGATTGTTGGTCCGCGTCCTCACAGTGTTGCATTTAATCGGGAATATCTTAAATATTTTGAAGCGATTAAATTGCGACATTTGGTAAAGCCTGGATTAACTGGCTGGGCGCAGATTCACGGATTAAGAGGCGATGTTGAAGATGAAAGCGAAAACAGGAGAAGAACAATAGAGAGAATTAAACATGATATTTGGTATATTGAAAATTGGAGCTTATGGTTAGACGTTCAAATAATTTTAATAACTATATGGCAGATGATAACAGCCAACACGAAAGGGCATTAA
- a CDS encoding sugar transferase yields MSKKIERLLILTSDFIAINLAWVVFFYFRVESGWFDLLSRPDFLLPMITVYFYWLIIFTFVGMYRTWFAHSRFDELATLFKASFVGIFILFFLILYDDYTHGASTSIRFFILLYWAIFFIFVSSGRLIIRSLQRNLLIRGIGRRKVLIIGFNPQAHEVHKSIKNHKALGLDVIGYVAVRRENVGKDFLSVPVIDTVKNLESVIEKTQIKTVIIALERKHEDILLDIISKSEGKGIELKIVPDLYDIISGQARTSQIYGFPLIDVMPELMPEWEKKIKRLMDIFLSLAVLLITLPITLITAVAIKIDSKGPILYAQERMGQGGKIFKIYKFRSMIKDAEKLTGPVWSSKDDPRITKVGRFIRKFRIDEIPQMFNILKGDMSFVGPRPERPFFVEKLSKEIPYYKRRLKVRPGITGWAQVKHKYDETIDDVKEKLKYDFFYIENMSLKMDFIIILRTVLVVLFGKGHYE; encoded by the coding sequence TTGAGCAAAAAAATTGAAAGACTGCTAATATTGACCTCTGATTTTATTGCAATTAATCTTGCATGGGTCGTTTTCTTCTATTTTAGAGTTGAAAGCGGCTGGTTCGATCTATTATCTCGTCCAGATTTTCTCCTACCAATGATAACCGTCTACTTTTACTGGCTTATAATTTTTACTTTCGTTGGAATGTATCGCACATGGTTTGCCCATTCAAGATTTGATGAACTTGCTACACTTTTCAAAGCTTCATTTGTAGGTATCTTTATACTTTTCTTTTTAATTCTTTACGATGATTACACTCACGGAGCCTCAACTTCAATTAGATTCTTTATCCTTCTATACTGGGCAATATTTTTTATCTTTGTTAGTTCAGGCAGATTAATTATACGAAGTCTGCAACGCAATCTTTTAATAAGAGGTATCGGCAGAAGAAAAGTCTTAATTATAGGTTTTAACCCCCAAGCGCATGAAGTACATAAATCAATAAAAAACCATAAGGCTTTAGGTCTTGATGTAATTGGCTATGTTGCTGTTAGAAGAGAAAACGTAGGTAAAGACTTTTTGAGCGTACCTGTAATAGACACAGTCAAAAACCTCGAGAGTGTAATTGAGAAAACCCAAATCAAGACTGTAATTATAGCTTTAGAAAGAAAACATGAAGACATATTGCTGGATATTATTTCTAAAAGTGAGGGTAAAGGAATCGAATTAAAAATTGTTCCTGATCTGTATGATATTATTAGTGGTCAAGCAAGAACTTCTCAAATTTATGGCTTCCCGCTTATCGATGTAATGCCAGAACTTATGCCTGAATGGGAAAAGAAAATTAAAAGGCTGATGGATATTTTTCTCTCCCTTGCGGTTTTGCTTATAACTTTGCCAATAACTTTAATTACTGCTGTAGCAATTAAGATAGATAGCAAAGGACCAATTCTTTATGCCCAAGAAAGAATGGGGCAAGGTGGAAAAATTTTTAAAATATACAAATTTCGTTCAATGATTAAAGATGCTGAGAAACTTACTGGTCCTGTTTGGTCTTCCAAAGATGACCCAAGAATAACTAAAGTCGGCAGATTCATTAGAAAATTTAGAATCGATGAAATTCCGCAAATGTTTAATATTTTGAAGGGGGATATGAGTTTTGTGGGACCAAGACCAGAACGACCCTTCTTTGTCGAAAAACTCTCTAAAGAAATTCCTTACTATAAAAGAAGACTTAAAGTACGACCAGGAATCACAGGCTGGGCTCAAGTTAAACACAAATATGATGAGACAATTGACGATGTAAAAGAAAAATTGAAATACGACTTCTTTTATATCGAAAATATGAGCCTGAAAATGGATTTTATAATTATACTAAGAACCGTTCTCGTTGTTTTGTTTGGGAAAGGACACTATGAGTGA
- a CDS encoding glycosyltransferase, with the protein MIDLSIIIVNYNVKEFLLNLLDSIKKASVNLSIEIIIVDNASDDGSVELVKEKFPEVDFIVNKKNIGFGAANNLALAKARGKYFLLINPDTIVKEDTLYKMLIFFENNPQAGIAGCKVLNPDGSLQLACRRGFPGPWTSFTKVMGLSKLFPKSKLFARYNLTYLDENQTYEVDAISGAFMMMRREVYEKIGGFDTQFFMYGEDLDLCYRAQSAGFKVYYVHSTEIIHYKGESTKRSNIDETKYFYDAMHMFVRKHLATSFFVESMLRLAIIFRKFFAFLNIYKLPIASMCFDLILFTTSVYISEKIYKPGHWTGFPHYVIPWIYFVPSLFQVIISGLTGTYNKTSLSVLKTVLSLFYGLVILSSLTFFFKQFAFSRAVILITYGIVFILFSSWRIIFKVIFKVGLISETRKINTLIVGAGEKSIKLAQKLKSNLSKLYNIVGLVSLSRKEIGETHGSYKVIGALENIKKIISDKKIDLVIFSSEQLTFNQMFGVVSECQGLTVDFLVAGKEIDYLVGKSSVLMLDDIPLLRIEYNISSFLHRFIKSLFDFVFSFFILLFVYPFIYLFCLITKRRSNFTNFVLQVPLVILRKKSLVGPKENSYHNGLYVGLPGLTGLWFTELVDSNDSEELKKLDVFYAKNYNIWLDLEILGRTFSKMILGRRD; encoded by the coding sequence ATGATTGACCTTTCAATAATAATAGTGAATTACAATGTAAAAGAGTTTCTTCTTAACCTGCTCGATTCTATAAAAAAAGCAAGCGTTAATTTATCAATTGAAATAATTATTGTTGATAATGCATCCGACGATGGAAGTGTAGAATTAGTGAAAGAAAAATTTCCCGAGGTAGATTTTATAGTCAATAAAAAAAACATTGGCTTTGGTGCTGCAAATAATCTTGCATTAGCTAAAGCAAGAGGTAAGTATTTTTTGCTTATTAATCCAGATACAATTGTAAAGGAAGATACACTTTACAAGATGCTTATTTTCTTTGAAAATAATCCGCAGGCTGGTATTGCAGGCTGTAAAGTTTTAAATCCAGATGGCTCACTACAGTTAGCTTGTCGGCGTGGTTTCCCAGGACCTTGGACTTCATTTACGAAAGTGATGGGTTTAAGTAAACTCTTTCCTAAAAGTAAACTTTTTGCAAGATACAATCTCACTTATCTAGATGAAAATCAAACTTACGAAGTTGATGCAATAAGCGGCGCTTTTATGATGATGCGTCGTGAAGTTTATGAAAAAATTGGCGGTTTTGACACTCAGTTTTTTATGTATGGTGAAGACCTCGATTTATGCTACCGTGCTCAATCAGCGGGTTTTAAGGTTTATTATGTTCATTCAACTGAAATTATTCATTATAAAGGTGAAAGTACAAAAAGAAGCAATATTGATGAAACGAAATATTTTTACGACGCAATGCACATGTTTGTACGTAAACACCTTGCAACCTCTTTTTTTGTTGAAAGTATGCTACGATTAGCTATTATCTTTAGAAAATTTTTTGCTTTTCTTAATATTTATAAACTACCAATTGCTTCAATGTGCTTTGATTTAATTCTTTTTACAACTTCAGTTTATATCTCAGAAAAAATTTATAAACCTGGCCATTGGACCGGCTTCCCGCACTATGTTATCCCATGGATTTATTTTGTCCCGTCTTTGTTTCAGGTTATTATCTCCGGATTAACTGGCACATATAATAAAACTTCTCTTTCAGTACTTAAGACTGTTCTTTCTTTATTTTATGGATTAGTCATTCTTTCTTCACTTACTTTTTTCTTTAAACAATTTGCATTTAGTAGAGCTGTAATACTAATTACTTACGGAATTGTTTTTATACTTTTTTCAAGTTGGAGAATAATTTTTAAGGTAATATTTAAAGTTGGACTAATTAGTGAGACAAGAAAAATAAACACACTAATTGTTGGAGCTGGTGAAAAATCTATTAAGCTTGCTCAAAAACTCAAATCAAATCTTTCCAAGCTTTACAACATAGTAGGATTAGTTTCATTATCCAGAAAAGAAATTGGTGAAACTCACGGCTCTTATAAAGTGATAGGTGCTTTAGAGAACATAAAAAAAATAATTTCTGATAAAAAAATTGACCTTGTAATATTTTCATCAGAGCAATTGACATTTAATCAAATGTTTGGTGTAGTTTCGGAATGCCAAGGTTTAACTGTAGATTTTTTGGTCGCTGGGAAGGAAATTGACTATTTAGTGGGCAAATCTTCTGTTCTAATGCTGGATGATATACCTCTTTTAAGAATCGAATATAATATTTCGTCATTTTTACATCGGTTTATTAAAAGTTTATTCGATTTTGTGTTCAGTTTCTTTATTTTACTTTTCGTTTATCCTTTCATATATTTATTTTGTTTAATCACTAAACGGCGGTCGAATTTCACAAATTTTGTACTTCAGGTACCGTTGGTTATTTTGAGAAAAAAAAGTTTGGTCGGGCCTAAAGAAAATTCGTATCACAATGGATTGTACGTCGGCTTGCCTGGTCTAACTGGCTTATGGTTCACTGAATTAGTTGATTCAAATGATTCGGAAGAACTAAAAAAATTAGATGTCTTTTATGCAAAAAATTATAACATTTGGCTCGATTTGGAAATTTTAGGAAGAACTTTTTCAAAAATGATTTTAGGACGGAGAGATTAA
- a CDS encoding O-antigen ligase family protein, whose protein sequence is MIEPNSKLITAIDKLIYFFSIVFLCTLTNSIFLNQIGYYSALILIIVRFYLTGSNPFRKTGLEYAFLFYIAAEILSTVFSVNPSQSFHNLLKRVFLIPIIYTFIISASDFERAKKYVVIYLSAAIATMLIYIGASYKYFINSFYQLYESGPSTFQYPITSSELMSFSLIILFAFLINEKLNIKLRALTLIAFVINLLALAATYKRTGWLGAAAGILLVILLSRKWILLLPVILLVAVSFFIEKNVSKITIYDYKQNNLHFIEELKTDGRAYSIFPSDSIYYVSDFENGLLEFNASNNKIMNKYNFESPVIKFQKWQDNFYVANLIDTRFVLMNVNHSKKFNKITEFLTPGFLTDWCKANKFLYAIDSDSGLTIFRDPLNLRNKLRYTDKAITNNNVKIFADSSFLVLFSKTKILSVYSLKNFLPEKILDTKKFSPKSDLVFYKDSKIIVSDENGLNLYLIEPNNIELMNTEKNIRNAYLATSSNEKIFIATTKKYLAQVEISDSLKFLHSSISYLGFVPTSIISQDSLLYFTQVKRSRLLSIFDPYLPSNFSRLALWRAGLLIFRDHPLFGVGDIDLANLYKQYKRDFDKEIQGHMHNNYIHLLVTLGLFGFIAVMFLLVKIFVIHIKNYFTLKDIPFASSYALGASGAFLAFLVSGLTEWNFGDHEIITMVWFLLAIGKSLSQTLP, encoded by the coding sequence ATGATTGAACCCAATAGTAAACTAATTACTGCAATCGATAAATTAATTTATTTTTTTTCGATAGTTTTTTTGTGCACTCTAACAAATTCCATTTTTCTTAATCAAATTGGGTATTATTCTGCATTAATTTTAATTATTGTAAGATTTTATTTGACTGGAAGTAATCCATTCAGAAAAACTGGTTTAGAATATGCGTTTCTTTTTTATATAGCCGCCGAAATATTATCTACTGTTTTTTCAGTTAATCCATCACAGTCATTTCACAATTTGCTTAAAAGAGTGTTTCTTATTCCAATAATTTACACGTTCATAATTTCAGCTTCGGATTTTGAACGGGCAAAAAAATATGTGGTTATTTATTTATCCGCTGCAATAGCAACAATGCTAATTTATATTGGTGCCTCGTATAAATATTTTATCAATAGTTTTTATCAACTGTACGAATCCGGACCTTCAACTTTTCAATACCCTATTACTTCAAGTGAGTTAATGAGTTTTTCGCTTATTATTCTTTTTGCTTTTCTAATAAATGAAAAATTAAACATAAAACTTAGAGCTTTAACTCTAATTGCGTTTGTTATTAATTTATTAGCTTTAGCTGCAACTTACAAAAGAACAGGATGGCTCGGCGCTGCTGCGGGAATTTTACTGGTTATACTTCTTAGTAGAAAATGGATACTATTGTTACCGGTTATTCTATTAGTAGCCGTTAGTTTTTTCATCGAAAAGAATGTAAGCAAAATTACAATCTATGATTATAAACAAAACAATCTTCATTTTATTGAAGAACTGAAAACTGATGGCAGAGCATATAGCATCTTCCCTTCTGATAGTATTTATTATGTGAGTGATTTTGAAAATGGTCTTTTAGAATTCAATGCCAGTAATAATAAAATAATGAACAAATACAATTTTGAATCTCCAGTAATAAAATTTCAGAAATGGCAGGATAATTTTTATGTAGCAAATCTTATAGATACTCGGTTTGTTTTAATGAATGTTAATCATTCAAAAAAGTTTAACAAAATAACTGAATTCCTAACCCCAGGCTTCTTAACAGATTGGTGTAAAGCAAATAAATTCTTATATGCAATAGATAGCGACAGCGGGCTTACAATTTTTAGAGACCCGCTAAATCTAAGAAATAAACTTAGGTATACAGATAAAGCCATAACAAATAATAACGTAAAAATTTTCGCTGATTCCTCATTCTTAGTCCTTTTTTCAAAAACTAAAATTCTGTCTGTGTACTCCTTAAAAAATTTTTTACCTGAAAAAATATTAGATACAAAAAAGTTTTCACCTAAAAGTGATTTGGTATTCTATAAAGACTCTAAAATAATTGTTAGTGATGAAAACGGACTTAATTTATATTTAATCGAGCCAAACAATATTGAACTTATGAATACAGAAAAAAATATACGCAATGCTTATCTCGCTACTTCAAGTAATGAGAAAATTTTTATTGCTACTACTAAAAAATATCTAGCCCAAGTTGAAATATCCGACTCTTTAAAATTTTTACATAGCTCTATAAGTTATTTGGGATTTGTACCCACAAGCATTATTTCTCAAGATTCTCTTTTGTATTTCACCCAAGTAAAAAGAAGCCGACTGCTTAGTATTTTTGATCCCTATTTACCTTCTAATTTTTCACGCTTAGCGTTGTGGCGAGCTGGTCTTTTAATTTTTAGGGACCATCCTTTATTTGGTGTAGGCGATATTGACTTAGCTAATCTTTACAAGCAATATAAAAGAGATTTCGATAAGGAAATTCAAGGGCACATGCATAATAATTATATCCATCTTTTGGTCACATTAGGCTTATTTGGTTTTATTGCGGTAATGTTTTTGCTCGTAAAGATTTTTGTAATTCACATAAAAAATTATTTTACGCTAAAAGACATACCATTTGCATCATCTTATGCGTTGGGCGCAAGTGGAGCTTTTTTGGCTTTCCTCGTTTCCGGTTTGACTGAATGGAATTTTGGTGACCACGAAATTATAACTATGGTTTGGTTCTTGCTCGCTATTGGTAAAAGCCTATCCCAAACCCTTCCCTAA
- a CDS encoding acetyl-CoA carboxylase carboxyltransferase subunit alpha, translated as MAKNILDFEKPIIELENKIEEMRKYEGNLDIGNEIRTLEEKVIQLKKNIYENLTRWQRVQLARHPERPYTLDYINLMTTDFVELHGDRLFKDDKAIVGGLAKLDEYKIMIIGHQKGRDTKSNLYRNFGMPNPEGYRKALRLMKLAEKFNLPVITMLDTPGAYPGIEAEQRGQAEAIARNLFEMSKLKVPIIVVIIGEGASGGALGIGIGDRILMLQNTWYSVISPESCSSILWRSWDYKEQAAEALKLSAEDLLQQGIIDRIIPEPLGGAHKNYSLMANTLKSALKEELSQLIKIKPEKLIQNRLEKFGKMGVYKE; from the coding sequence ATGGCAAAAAATATACTTGACTTTGAAAAGCCTATCATTGAACTCGAAAACAAAATTGAAGAAATGCGAAAGTATGAGGGAAATTTAGATATAGGGAATGAAATTAGAACTTTGGAAGAGAAAGTAATTCAGCTTAAAAAAAATATTTATGAAAATTTGACCCGCTGGCAAAGAGTTCAATTGGCACGTCACCCCGAAAGACCTTACACACTTGACTATATCAATTTAATGACAACCGATTTTGTAGAACTGCATGGTGATCGATTGTTCAAAGATGATAAGGCTATTGTAGGTGGTCTGGCTAAACTTGATGAATATAAAATTATGATTATAGGTCATCAAAAGGGAAGAGATACAAAATCAAATTTGTATCGAAATTTTGGAATGCCTAATCCTGAAGGCTACCGAAAGGCCTTGCGATTAATGAAATTGGCTGAAAAATTTAATCTGCCTGTCATTACCATGCTTGATACACCAGGAGCTTATCCTGGTATTGAAGCTGAGCAAAGGGGACAAGCAGAAGCTATCGCAAGAAATTTATTTGAGATGAGTAAACTTAAAGTTCCAATAATTGTTGTTATTATTGGTGAAGGTGCAAGTGGAGGTGCACTTGGGATTGGCATAGGTGATAGAATTTTGATGCTGCAGAATACTTGGTATTCAGTAATTTCACCTGAATCTTGCTCAAGCATTTTGTGGCGGAGTTGGGATTATAAAGAACAAGCTGCAGAAGCATTAAAATTATCTGCAGAGGATTTGCTTCAACAGGGGATTATCGATAGAATTATACCTGAACCTCTCGGAGGTGCCCATAAAAATTATTCTCTAATGGCGAATACTTTAAAATCCGCTCTTAAAGAAGAACTTTCTCAGCTAATTAAAATTAAACCCGAAAAGTTGATTCAAAATAGATTAGAAAAATTTGGTAAAATGGGTGTATATAAAGAATAA
- the lhgO gene encoding L-2-hydroxyglutarate oxidase, translating into MKYDVIVVGAGIVGLASAFKILEKNPRLKLLIIEKENQISKHQSGNNSGVIHSGIYYKPKSLKAINCINGYKLLVKFAEENDIKFEICGKIIVATSEQQIPDMLKLYNSGIENGLNGIKIMRTEELKEIEPYVNAVQGIFVPQTGIINYSQVSEKYLEKIKQWDGEIVFNSTVINIKEKTDECEIITEDNHFQSKYVLTCGGLYSDYLAKMTNPEIDIRIIPFRGEYYKIKEEKKHLIRNLIYPVPDPNFPFLGVHFTRMIDGKVEAGPNAVLAFKLEGYRKIDINLIEFFQTITWPGFISVVKKYWKTGIGEFYRSFSKKAFVKELQKMIPEIQESDLEQGGAGVRAQACSKKGGLIDDFYFVESKRLLHVCNAPSPAATSSLSIGDYVANRILNKFN; encoded by the coding sequence ATGAAGTATGATGTTATAGTAGTTGGTGCTGGTATTGTGGGCTTGGCTTCGGCATTCAAAATACTCGAAAAAAATCCTCGATTGAAACTATTAATTATCGAAAAAGAAAATCAAATAAGTAAACATCAAAGTGGAAACAATAGTGGCGTTATTCATTCTGGAATTTATTATAAGCCCAAAAGTTTAAAGGCAATAAACTGTATTAATGGTTACAAGTTATTGGTTAAATTTGCTGAAGAAAATGATATAAAATTTGAAATATGTGGAAAAATTATTGTTGCTACTTCCGAACAGCAGATACCTGACATGCTTAAATTGTACAATAGCGGAATTGAAAATGGATTGAACGGAATTAAAATTATGAGAACAGAAGAGTTAAAAGAAATTGAGCCGTATGTAAATGCCGTTCAGGGGATTTTTGTGCCACAAACTGGTATTATTAATTATTCACAAGTATCAGAAAAATATCTCGAAAAAATTAAGCAATGGGATGGCGAAATTGTATTTAATAGTACTGTAATAAATATTAAAGAGAAAACAGACGAATGTGAAATTATTACAGAAGATAATCATTTCCAATCTAAGTATGTTTTAACATGCGGAGGACTTTATTCCGATTACTTAGCTAAAATGACAAATCCTGAAATTGATATTCGGATAATTCCTTTTAGAGGTGAGTACTATAAGATTAAAGAAGAAAAGAAACATTTAATCCGAAACTTAATTTATCCAGTTCCAGACCCCAATTTTCCTTTTCTTGGTGTTCATTTTACACGAATGATTGATGGAAAAGTGGAAGCTGGACCCAATGCTGTATTAGCCTTCAAGCTCGAAGGCTATCGCAAAATTGATATAAATCTCATTGAGTTTTTTCAAACCATAACTTGGCCTGGTTTTATATCAGTAGTTAAAAAATACTGGAAAACCGGGATAGGTGAATTTTATCGTTCCTTTAGTAAAAAAGCATTTGTTAAAGAGTTACAAAAAATGATCCCAGAAATTCAAGAAAGTGATTTAGAACAAGGGGGTGCAGGAGTGCGAGCCCAAGCTTGTTCTAAAAAAGGTGGACTTATTGATGACTTTTATTTTGTTGAAAGTAAACGACTGCTGCATGTTTGTAACGCTCCGTCCCCTGCTGCTACTTCTTCTCTTTCAATAGGTGATTATGTTGCTAATAGAATACTGAATAAATTTAACTAA
- a CDS encoding polyprenol monophosphomannose synthase, producing MNEKTIVIIPTYNELKNLQSMIPLINQMYPSLDILIVDDNSPDGTGKFVESLSVKDKRIKLIEREKKMGLGTAYVEGFKYALSNGYQYIIQMDADFSHDPKEIKKMLEYIKNYDLVIGSRYISGVNVVNWPMVRLLLSYFANIYTRIVTSLPIMDCTGGFKCFRREVLSSINLDNIHSNGYSFQIEMNFLAWKKNFRIKEFPIIFVDRTEGNSKMSKKIVWEAIFMVWKLRLKSIFGKLN from the coding sequence ATGAATGAAAAAACTATTGTTATTATACCAACTTATAACGAATTGAAAAATCTACAATCAATGATTCCATTAATTAATCAAATGTATCCATCATTAGATATTCTTATTGTTGATGATAATTCCCCAGATGGTACTGGCAAATTCGTGGAAAGTTTATCTGTAAAAGATAAGCGAATTAAATTGATTGAACGCGAAAAGAAAATGGGGCTGGGCACTGCTTATGTAGAAGGCTTTAAATATGCTCTTTCAAACGGCTATCAATACATAATCCAAATGGATGCTGACTTTTCTCACGATCCAAAGGAAATAAAAAAAATGCTAGAGTATATTAAAAATTACGACCTCGTCATAGGCAGCAGATATATTTCGGGAGTAAATGTAGTCAATTGGCCAATGGTAAGATTATTACTTAGCTATTTTGCAAATATTTATACTAGAATTGTTACAAGTTTACCAATAATGGATTGCACTGGTGGTTTTAAATGTTTTAGAAGGGAAGTTTTATCTTCAATAAATCTTGATAATATTCACTCTAACGGTTATTCTTTTCAAATAGAAATGAATTTTTTAGCTTGGAAGAAGAATTTTAGGATAAAAGAATTTCCTATAATTTTTGTTGATCGTACCGAAGGTAATTCTAAGATGTCTAAAAAGATTGTCTGGGAAGCAATTTTTATGGTTTGGAAACTTAGACTAAAAAGCATTTTCGGGAAATTAAATTGA
- a CDS encoding glycosyltransferase family 2 protein: MVSVIIIQHNNINLTRTAIESFLRFHTDNFEIILVDNNSTEQSPFELIKDFPNIKLITSQKNLGFGAANNLAAQRALGNILLFLNNDVIIKSEILKEIEKEFSLNQHIGIIGPKLLNEDNSLQLSCGKLPSLYREFLDKILYKLVDKKNKVALNYISKKHLLKKEKQWVTGAALFIKKELFLELNGFDESFFMYYEDKDLCARAIAKGKKIIYFPKVSLIHLRGKSLTSSNQRFLFQKYRESQILYYQKHRPKFEHALLRIYLKLTGKLN; the protein is encoded by the coding sequence ATGGTTTCAGTCATCATTATTCAGCATAACAATATTAATCTAACAAGAACTGCAATTGAATCTTTTTTAAGGTTTCACACGGACAATTTTGAAATTATTCTTGTCGATAATAACTCAACCGAACAAAGTCCTTTTGAACTTATTAAAGATTTCCCAAACATTAAATTAATAACTTCTCAAAAAAATTTAGGATTTGGTGCAGCAAATAATTTGGCCGCACAAAGAGCTTTGGGTAATATTTTACTTTTTTTAAACAACGATGTGATAATTAAATCCGAAATTCTAAAAGAAATTGAAAAAGAATTTTCGCTTAATCAACATATAGGAATAATAGGACCAAAGCTGCTCAATGAAGATAATTCATTGCAACTGTCTTGTGGAAAACTTCCTTCTTTGTACAGAGAATTTTTAGATAAAATACTTTACAAATTAGTAGACAAAAAAAATAAAGTTGCACTTAATTATATTAGTAAAAAGCATTTATTAAAAAAAGAAAAACAATGGGTTACAGGCGCGGCATTATTCATAAAAAAAGAACTATTCCTTGAATTAAACGGTTTTGATGAGTCGTTTTTTATGTATTATGAAGACAAAGATTTATGTGCAAGGGCAATTGCAAAAGGCAAAAAAATAATTTATTTCCCTAAGGTATCTTTAATTCACTTAAGAGGGAAAAGTTTGACAAGCTCAAATCAAAGGTTTCTTTTTCAGAAATACCGCGAAAGTCAAATACTTTATTATCAAAAGCATAGACCTAAATTTGAACATGCATTACTAAGAATTTATTTAAAATTAACTGGGAAATTAAATTGA